One stretch of Chitinophaga pendula DNA includes these proteins:
- a CDS encoding queuosine precursor transporter, which translates to MITKILNDKPTRLFIIFTSFFVANALIAECIGGKIFSLERLLGLPVHTFTIFGQSGLSFNLTCGVLLWPLEFVMTDIVNEYYGPKAVRRISYTAVALILYAFVMFYVAIHVPSADFWLGSSAQDGVPDMQLAFTSIFGQGMWIIFGSLVAFLVSQIVDVTVFHRIKKQTGEKHIWLRATGSTIVSQLVDSFIVLFIAFYMGKGWSIQTVLAICLVNYAYKFTVAILLTPVIYFLEGRIERYLGKETTARMKAAAMGKEEA; encoded by the coding sequence ATGATTACTAAAATACTAAATGATAAACCCACCCGGCTCTTTATCATCTTTACCAGTTTCTTCGTCGCCAACGCGCTGATCGCAGAATGTATAGGAGGGAAGATATTTTCCCTGGAGCGCTTACTCGGGCTCCCCGTACATACATTTACTATTTTTGGGCAGAGCGGTCTTTCTTTTAACCTTACTTGTGGTGTGCTGCTATGGCCACTGGAATTTGTAATGACGGATATCGTCAATGAATACTACGGCCCAAAAGCAGTCCGTCGGATCTCTTATACTGCTGTTGCGCTAATCTTGTATGCATTTGTGATGTTTTATGTAGCTATCCATGTCCCTTCGGCCGACTTCTGGCTGGGAAGCAGTGCCCAGGATGGCGTGCCGGACATGCAATTGGCCTTTACCAGTATTTTCGGACAGGGGATGTGGATCATCTTTGGAAGCCTGGTTGCTTTCCTGGTAAGCCAGATCGTTGACGTGACCGTTTTTCATCGCATTAAGAAGCAAACAGGAGAAAAACATATCTGGTTGCGTGCCACCGGATCTACCATAGTATCGCAACTCGTAGACAGTTTCATCGTATTATTTATTGCCTTTTACATGGGGAAAGGTTGGAGTATACAAACCGTATTAGCCATCTGCCTGGTAAATTATGCCTATAAATTTACAGTCGCCATATTACTCACTCCGGTAATATACTTCCTGGAAGGACGTATTGAACGCTATCTGGGCAAAGAAACAACCGCCCGTATGAAGGCTGCTGCCATGGGGAAAGAAGAAGCCTGA
- a CDS encoding glycosyltransferase family 2 protein, with the protein MELSVIIVNYRSARLIKDCIDTILTQTKEVSYEIIVVDNNSTDDSEQQLKAHYPMLHWIQMGYNAGFARANNAGIRIASGNIVLLLNPDTLVLDGALDKCVARFRSSNYSACGVQLLNPDGSPQITGNYFMKGGLNHLLPLPYWGAFLRWLGYALKTKVPNIREATGEQQVDWINGAFLMVKQSAIHQVGMLDEDFFLYAEEAEWCSRLLKAGPMAVYGDLRVVHLQGETANVTFESEDKGYYGLYNRKGLQIMLSNHVRVRKHYGVGWFLFMLLNYTFTIPIFFIFSFFHNLVLFRNPFRYWKNAAGLTKNVWQLWVLVPAIIRNKPHFYKVL; encoded by the coding sequence ATGGAGTTATCGGTTATTATCGTCAATTATCGTAGTGCTAGGCTCATTAAAGACTGCATAGATACCATACTGACACAAACGAAAGAAGTATCTTATGAGATCATCGTAGTCGATAACAACTCCACAGATGATAGCGAACAGCAACTGAAAGCCCACTATCCAATGTTACATTGGATACAGATGGGGTATAACGCAGGCTTCGCCCGGGCAAACAATGCTGGTATACGTATCGCTTCGGGTAATATTGTGCTGTTGCTGAATCCGGACACCCTCGTGCTCGACGGCGCATTAGATAAATGCGTAGCCCGTTTCCGCTCCTCCAACTATAGTGCCTGTGGCGTGCAATTGCTGAACCCGGATGGATCACCTCAGATCACCGGTAACTATTTTATGAAAGGTGGCCTCAACCACTTGCTTCCATTACCTTATTGGGGTGCCTTTCTTCGTTGGCTCGGATATGCACTTAAAACGAAGGTGCCCAATATTCGGGAAGCAACCGGTGAACAACAGGTAGATTGGATCAATGGCGCTTTTCTGATGGTAAAACAAAGTGCCATTCATCAGGTAGGTATGCTCGATGAGGATTTCTTTTTATATGCAGAAGAAGCTGAATGGTGTAGCCGCCTGCTAAAGGCAGGACCTATGGCGGTATATGGAGATCTACGAGTGGTGCATCTCCAGGGTGAAACAGCTAATGTAACCTTTGAATCGGAAGACAAGGGATATTATGGTCTTTATAATCGAAAAGGCCTGCAGATCATGTTATCCAATCATGTCAGGGTCAGAAAACATTACGGGGTAGGATGGTTCCTGTTTATGTTGCTGAACTATACCTTTACCATCCCCATATTTTTCATTTTCAGTTTTTTTCATAACCTGGTACTATTTAGAAATCCTTTCCGTTATTGGAAAAATGCAGCCGGCCTCACAAAGAATGTATGGCAATTATGGGTGTTGGTACCGGCGATCATTCGCAATAAACCTCATTTTTATAAGGTGCTTTAG
- a CDS encoding lipopolysaccharide biosynthesis protein, with product MLLTSIACLGGPAVLGRFFPYYKGHLPFKKIDILSLAFINGIIGFILLCVGISLFEPVIIRKFSGKSPLLIDYFYLVYPFTFFMVMFQILEIHAWHMQRPVLTNLFKELIFRGLNFILIVAFMLGVMHFFTFITLYSCIYAVMFASLIMIFIYKKELPLAMPPSRVTRRMWDKMLPYALFMVGGNVITIAARTIDGLVISSVQGLEYAAVFAISSYVSSVLEVPQRSVISIAVPILAQAWKDKHINKIADVYRKTSLNLLVISSFLFTLIWLNLDDAFDFLHLDPIYREGKPLILWLGLAKIVELGTGVNSQIIATSPRWRFELQSNMVLLFLAVPLNYLLIKHFGLVGAGIANLISISVFNVIRFAYLWKHYGLQPFDRSNALAILLPLAIYFPIAYLIHVDHPLINMFIRSMLFTGIATIAVIRLHISEDMNQVYHTFLDKVKRMTGRH from the coding sequence ATGCTGTTGACCAGTATTGCCTGCCTGGGTGGACCTGCGGTACTGGGCCGTTTTTTCCCCTATTACAAGGGGCATCTGCCTTTCAAAAAGATAGATATACTGAGCTTAGCCTTTATCAACGGCATTATCGGTTTTATACTGCTATGTGTAGGTATTTCTTTATTTGAGCCTGTGATTATTCGTAAATTCTCCGGCAAGTCTCCTTTGCTGATAGATTATTTTTATCTGGTTTATCCTTTTACCTTTTTCATGGTGATGTTCCAGATATTGGAAATACATGCCTGGCATATGCAAAGGCCGGTGTTAACTAACTTATTCAAGGAGTTGATCTTCCGCGGCCTGAATTTTATACTTATCGTGGCGTTCATGCTGGGAGTCATGCATTTTTTCACCTTTATTACGCTATATAGCTGCATATATGCGGTCATGTTTGCAAGTTTGATCATGATCTTTATTTATAAGAAAGAGCTGCCACTTGCCATGCCACCCAGCCGCGTTACACGTAGAATGTGGGATAAGATGTTGCCTTATGCCCTGTTTATGGTAGGTGGTAATGTCATTACTATTGCGGCCAGGACTATTGACGGCCTGGTTATTTCGAGCGTACAGGGATTGGAATATGCTGCGGTTTTTGCGATCTCTAGCTATGTCAGTTCTGTATTGGAAGTACCTCAGCGCAGCGTGATCAGCATAGCGGTGCCTATTCTGGCACAAGCGTGGAAGGACAAGCATATTAATAAAATTGCAGATGTATATCGTAAGACATCGCTTAACTTGCTGGTTATTTCATCTTTCCTGTTTACGCTGATATGGCTTAACCTAGATGATGCCTTTGATTTTCTGCACCTGGACCCTATCTATCGTGAAGGGAAGCCACTAATTCTTTGGCTTGGGCTGGCTAAAATTGTGGAATTAGGCACTGGAGTGAATTCCCAGATCATTGCCACTTCTCCCAGATGGAGATTTGAGTTGCAATCCAATATGGTGTTACTGTTTCTGGCTGTTCCCCTTAACTATTTACTTATCAAACACTTTGGCTTAGTAGGCGCGGGTATTGCCAATCTGATATCGATCAGTGTTTTCAATGTCATACGTTTTGCTTATCTGTGGAAACATTATGGTCTTCAACCATTTGACAGGAGCAACGCGTTGGCTATTCTTTTACCATTGGCCATTTATTTTCCTATTGCTTACCTTATCCATGTTGATCACCCGCTGATCAATATGTTCATTCGTTCCATGCTATTTACTGGTATTGCTACCATTGCAGTCATCCGGCTCCATATATCGGAGGATATGAATCAAGTATATCACACGTTTTTAGACAAGGTCAAACGTATGACAGGTCGCCATTAA
- a CDS encoding C40 family peptidase has protein sequence MTVRKGFFLLKSSLCVLALSSCSSLKKPAAKPTTYRDNTYERKVQFLDDISLKRGASKSEHRYNGRSANISRDVNRSSAILENASSWQFKYAQLLDVPVEDVNNFRLYGFIEEWYGTPYRLGGRDRAGIDCSNFVNTLMAAVFQISSIGNSVQLFEKVTKLRSRDELHEGDLVFFRINRHRISHVGIYLGNDRFVHASTSNGVMISDLNEAYWKRYYAGAGRLDNDSYIGYKP, from the coding sequence ATGACAGTTAGGAAGGGATTTTTTTTACTTAAATCTTCATTGTGCGTACTCGCACTCAGTTCCTGCTCCTCCCTTAAAAAACCTGCTGCCAAACCCACCACTTATCGCGATAACACCTATGAACGCAAAGTACAGTTCCTGGATGATATCAGCCTGAAAAGAGGAGCCAGTAAATCGGAACATCGTTATAATGGCCGCAGCGCCAATATCAGCCGTGACGTTAACAGGAGTAGCGCCATACTGGAAAATGCCAGCTCCTGGCAATTCAAATATGCGCAACTACTAGACGTTCCTGTCGAAGATGTCAATAATTTCCGGCTCTATGGCTTTATCGAAGAATGGTACGGTACCCCCTACCGTCTTGGTGGTCGTGATAGAGCGGGCATCGACTGTTCCAACTTCGTAAATACCTTGATGGCTGCTGTATTCCAGATCAGCAGTATAGGTAACTCTGTACAGCTATTCGAAAAAGTAACTAAATTACGTTCCCGGGACGAACTCCACGAAGGAGACCTCGTTTTCTTCCGCATTAATCGCCATCGCATCTCTCACGTAGGTATATACCTCGGCAATGATCGTTTCGTACATGCATCCACCAGTAATGGTGTGATGATCAGCGATCTCAACGAAGCTTATTGGAAAAGGTATTATGCTGGTGCCGGCCGTCTTGACAATGACTCCTATATAGGATATAAGCCCTAA